The Actinocatenispora sera genome has a window encoding:
- a CDS encoding quinone-dependent dihydroorotate dehydrogenase, translating to MMYRQLLRPALFRLGGGDAEVAHTATLRVLSGLAGGPARLTALWAATARYRKHARSAPVEAFGVRFPNPVGLAAGLDKDGVALPAWPALGFGFVEVGTVTRHPQPGNPKPRLFRLPASDALINRMGFNNAGAAALAARLAALGPLPVPLGISIGKSKVTPLPDAVDDYLASLRTLYRHGDYFAINVSSPNTPGLRTLQDAGALSELLAALSAESRVLAGDAAPRPLLVKVAPDLTEPALAELLQVCTDAGVAGIIATNTTLARDGLAVADAAVGDQAGGLSGRPLHERAVQLVDFVYRETGGRLPVIGVGGILDPQGALRMLDAGARLVQLYTGFIYRGPELVHQINRAVGQTVYRPRVTADSRQETR from the coding sequence CTGATGTACCGGCAGCTGCTGCGTCCGGCGCTGTTCCGGCTGGGCGGCGGGGACGCCGAGGTGGCGCACACCGCGACGCTGCGGGTGCTGTCCGGGCTCGCCGGCGGGCCGGCCCGGCTCACCGCGCTGTGGGCCGCGACGGCCCGCTACCGCAAGCACGCCCGGTCGGCGCCGGTGGAGGCGTTCGGTGTCCGGTTCCCGAACCCGGTGGGTCTCGCCGCCGGGCTGGACAAGGACGGCGTTGCGCTGCCGGCCTGGCCGGCGCTGGGCTTCGGTTTCGTCGAGGTCGGCACGGTCACCCGGCATCCGCAACCGGGCAACCCGAAACCGCGCCTGTTCCGATTGCCGGCCTCGGACGCCCTGATCAACCGGATGGGCTTCAACAACGCCGGAGCGGCCGCCCTGGCGGCCCGGCTGGCCGCCCTGGGGCCGCTGCCGGTACCGCTGGGCATCAGCATCGGCAAGTCGAAGGTGACGCCGCTGCCCGACGCGGTCGACGACTACCTCGCCTCGCTGCGCACCCTGTACCGGCACGGCGACTACTTCGCGATCAACGTCTCGTCGCCGAACACCCCGGGCCTGCGCACGCTGCAGGACGCCGGCGCGCTGTCGGAACTGCTCGCGGCGCTGTCGGCGGAGTCCCGGGTACTGGCCGGCGACGCGGCGCCGCGCCCGCTGCTGGTGAAGGTGGCGCCGGACCTGACCGAGCCGGCCCTGGCCGAGCTGCTGCAGGTCTGCACCGACGCCGGGGTGGCCGGCATCATCGCCACCAACACGACGCTGGCCCGCGACGGGCTCGCCGTCGCCGACGCCGCGGTCGGCGACCAGGCCGGTGGCCTGTCCGGCCGGCCGCTGCACGAGCGCGCCGTGCAGCTGGTCGATTTCGTGTACCGCGAGACCGGTGGCCGGTTGCCGGTGATCGGGGTCGGCGGCATCCTCGATCCGCAGGGTGCGCTGCGGATGCTGGACGCCGGCGCGCGCCTGGTGCAGCTCTACACCGGTTTCATCTACCGCGGGCCGGAACTGGTCCACCAGATCAACCGCGCGGTCGGCCAGACCGTGTACCGACCGCGGGTAACCGCGGACAGCAGGCAGGAGACGCGATGA
- the mihF gene encoding integration host factor, actinobacterial type, with translation MPLPSLTPEQRAAALEKAAAARKARAELKEKLKRGDTSLADVLKQADANEVVGKLKVSAVLEALPGIGKVRAAQIMERLHIADSRRLRGLGEHQRSSLLAEFSAAE, from the coding sequence GTGCCGCTCCCGTCGCTCACCCCTGAGCAGCGTGCTGCCGCGCTGGAGAAAGCGGCTGCCGCGCGCAAGGCCCGCGCTGAGCTGAAGGAAAAGCTCAAGCGGGGGGACACGAGCCTCGCCGACGTTCTGAAGCAGGCCGACGCCAATGAGGTGGTCGGCAAGCTGAAGGTGTCGGCGGTGCTCGAGGCGCTGCCCGGAATTGGCAAGGTGCGCGCCGCCCAGATCATGGAGCGGCTGCACATCGCGGACAGCCGGCGGCTTCGTGGCCTCGGCGAGCACCAGCGTTCCTCGCTGCTCGCCGAGTTCAGCGCTGCCGAGTAG
- the coaBC gene encoding bifunctional phosphopantothenoylcysteine decarboxylase/phosphopantothenate--cysteine ligase CoaBC, translating into MSRNIVLGVAGGIAAYKACELLRRCTEAGHRVRVVPTPAALRFVGAPTWEALSGQPVHTGVFDDVPEVEHVELGQRADLVIVAPATADLLARAATGRADDLLTATLLAARGPVVFAPAMHTEMWQHPATVANVATLRSRGAIVVEPDVGRLTGPDTGKGRLPDPAALYEVVEAVLAGRYGQRHDLAGRHVVVSAGGTREYLDPVRFIGNRSSGKQGYAFARAALARGARVTLVAANVALPTPAGAQLVRVETTEQLRQALLAAGDADAMVFAAAPADFRPAHPSTSKIKKTPDGTTPPLELAVNPDIAAELGAAKRPGQVLVAFAAETDDLLENAAGKLARKRADLIVANRVGPDRGFGTDTNAATVLDADGGRTDLTEMSKVELADEVLDLVVSRLGVLGRGAGHE; encoded by the coding sequence ATGAGCCGAAACATCGTGCTGGGCGTCGCCGGCGGCATCGCCGCGTACAAGGCGTGCGAGCTGCTGCGGCGGTGCACCGAGGCCGGTCACCGGGTCCGGGTGGTACCCACGCCGGCCGCGCTGCGGTTCGTCGGCGCACCGACCTGGGAGGCGCTGTCCGGGCAGCCGGTGCACACCGGTGTGTTCGACGACGTACCCGAGGTGGAACACGTCGAGCTGGGACAGCGCGCCGATCTGGTGATCGTCGCACCGGCGACCGCCGACCTGCTCGCCCGGGCCGCGACCGGGCGGGCCGACGACCTGCTCACCGCCACCCTGCTCGCCGCCCGCGGACCGGTGGTGTTCGCGCCGGCGATGCACACCGAGATGTGGCAGCACCCGGCGACCGTGGCCAACGTGGCGACGCTGCGCTCGCGCGGCGCGATCGTGGTCGAACCGGACGTGGGCCGGCTCACCGGGCCGGACACCGGCAAGGGGCGGCTGCCGGACCCGGCCGCGCTGTACGAGGTGGTCGAGGCGGTGCTCGCCGGCCGGTACGGGCAGCGCCACGACCTGGCCGGGCGGCACGTGGTGGTCAGCGCCGGCGGTACCCGGGAGTACCTGGATCCGGTCCGGTTCATCGGCAACCGGTCCAGCGGTAAGCAGGGGTACGCGTTCGCCCGCGCCGCGCTGGCCCGCGGTGCCCGGGTGACGCTGGTCGCCGCGAACGTCGCGCTGCCCACGCCGGCCGGGGCGCAGCTGGTCCGGGTGGAGACCACCGAGCAGCTGCGGCAGGCGCTGCTCGCCGCCGGCGACGCGGACGCGATGGTGTTCGCGGCGGCCCCGGCGGACTTCCGGCCCGCGCACCCGTCCACCAGCAAGATCAAGAAGACCCCGGACGGGACCACGCCGCCGCTGGAGCTGGCCGTCAACCCCGACATCGCGGCCGAGCTCGGTGCGGCGAAGCGGCCGGGGCAGGTGCTCGTCGCGTTCGCCGCCGAGACCGACGACCTGCTCGAGAACGCCGCCGGTAAACTCGCCCGCAAGCGCGCCGACCTGATCGTGGCCAACCGGGTCGGGCCGGACCGCGGGTTCGGTACCGACACCAATGCCGCAACGGTGCTCGACGCCGACGGCGGTCGCACCGATTTGACCGAGATGAGCAAGGTCGAACTGGCCGACGAGGTACTGGACCTGGTTGTTTCCCGGCTCGGGGTGCTGGGCCGGGGCGCCGGGCATGAGTAG
- the pyrF gene encoding orotidine-5'-phosphate decarboxylase, with translation MTGSQTSFAARLAEAGATRPGLCVGIDPHPGLLSAWGLRDDAAGLDRFARTVVEALADRVAVLKPQSAFFERHGSRGVAVLETVIAEARSAGALVLVDAKRGDIGSTVAAYADAYLDPASPLAGDAVTASPYLGFGSLEPMFELAARHGKGVFVLALTSNPEGAAVQRAVAADGRTVAGTILDELAARNAGATPFGSLGAVVGATAAGGIGHDLAKVNGPLLAPGLGAQGGRPEDLTDLFGSALPLVLPAYSREILQTGPSVDALRASADTVWRSCASVLSRSA, from the coding sequence ATGACCGGTTCGCAGACGTCGTTCGCCGCCCGGCTGGCCGAAGCCGGCGCCACCCGCCCGGGGCTGTGCGTCGGCATCGACCCGCATCCCGGTCTGCTGTCCGCCTGGGGTCTGCGCGACGACGCCGCCGGCCTGGACCGGTTCGCCCGTACCGTGGTCGAGGCGCTCGCCGACCGGGTCGCCGTGCTCAAGCCGCAGTCGGCGTTCTTCGAACGGCACGGCTCGCGCGGCGTCGCGGTGCTGGAGACGGTGATCGCGGAGGCCCGCTCGGCCGGCGCGCTGGTACTCGTGGACGCCAAGCGCGGCGACATCGGTTCCACGGTCGCCGCGTACGCGGACGCCTACCTCGACCCGGCGAGCCCGCTCGCCGGTGACGCGGTGACCGCCAGCCCGTACCTCGGGTTCGGCTCGCTGGAGCCGATGTTCGAGCTGGCCGCGCGGCACGGCAAGGGGGTGTTCGTGCTGGCGCTGACGTCGAACCCGGAGGGCGCCGCGGTGCAGCGCGCGGTGGCCGCGGACGGCCGTACGGTGGCCGGCACGATCCTGGACGAACTGGCCGCCCGCAACGCCGGGGCCACCCCGTTCGGGTCGCTCGGCGCCGTGGTCGGCGCGACCGCGGCGGGCGGAATCGGTCACGATCTGGCGAAGGTGAACGGCCCGTTGCTGGCACCCGGCCTGGGTGCGCAGGGCGGTCGGCCGGAGGACCTGACCGATCTGTTCGGCTCGGCATTGCCGCTGGTCCTGCCCGCATACTCCCGTGAAATACTCCAAACCGGACCGTCTGTGGATGCGTTGCGTGCCTCCGCCGACACGGTGTGGCGCTCTTGCGCTAGCGTGCTGAGTCGAAGCGCGTGA
- the metK gene encoding methionine adenosyltransferase, which translates to MARRLFTSESVTEGHPDKIADQISDGILDALIAQDPRSRVAVETLITTGQVHVAGEVTTEAYADIPRIVRDTILRIGYDSSKKGFDGASCGVSVSIGAQSPDIAVGVDTAYETRAGSSDDSLDQQGAGDQGMMFGFACTETPELMPLPIALAHRLSRRLAAARHEGTIPYLRPDGKTQVTIEYDGFRPVRLDTVVVSSQHAPDISLESLLTPDVREHVITPVLAELDLESQDYRLLVNPTGRFEIGGPMGDAGLTGRKIIVDTYGGYSRHGGGAFSGKDPSKVDRSAAYAMRWVAKNVVAAGLADRCEAQVAYAIGKAQPVSLFIETFGTNTVPVERIEKAVAEVFDLRPAAIIRDLDLARPIYSKTAAYGHFGRELDEFTWEHTDRVDELKSAATK; encoded by the coding sequence ATGGCACGCCGCTTGTTCACATCGGAGTCGGTCACCGAAGGCCATCCGGACAAGATCGCTGACCAGATCAGCGACGGGATTCTGGACGCCCTGATCGCGCAGGACCCGCGCAGCCGGGTCGCGGTGGAAACTCTGATCACCACCGGCCAGGTCCACGTGGCCGGTGAGGTCACCACGGAGGCCTACGCCGACATTCCGCGCATCGTGCGCGACACGATCCTGCGGATCGGGTACGACTCGTCGAAGAAGGGTTTCGACGGGGCTTCGTGTGGTGTGAGCGTGTCGATCGGTGCCCAGTCGCCGGACATCGCGGTCGGCGTCGACACCGCGTACGAGACGCGGGCCGGCTCCAGTGACGACTCGCTGGACCAGCAGGGTGCCGGCGACCAGGGCATGATGTTCGGCTTCGCCTGCACCGAGACGCCCGAGCTGATGCCGCTGCCGATCGCGCTGGCGCACCGGCTGTCCCGGCGGCTCGCCGCCGCCCGGCACGAGGGCACCATCCCCTACCTGCGGCCGGACGGCAAGACGCAGGTCACCATCGAGTACGACGGGTTCCGCCCGGTGCGGCTGGACACCGTGGTGGTCTCCAGCCAGCACGCGCCGGACATCTCGCTGGAGTCGCTGCTGACCCCGGACGTGCGCGAGCACGTGATCACCCCGGTGCTGGCCGAGCTCGACCTGGAGTCGCAGGACTACCGGCTGCTGGTCAACCCGACCGGGCGGTTCGAGATCGGCGGCCCGATGGGCGACGCCGGCCTGACCGGCCGCAAGATCATCGTCGACACCTACGGCGGCTACTCGCGGCACGGCGGCGGCGCGTTCTCCGGCAAGGACCCGTCCAAGGTCGACCGGTCCGCGGCGTACGCGATGCGCTGGGTGGCGAAGAACGTGGTCGCCGCCGGTCTGGCCGACCGGTGCGAGGCGCAGGTCGCGTACGCGATCGGCAAGGCGCAGCCGGTGAGCCTGTTCATCGAGACCTTCGGTACCAACACGGTGCCGGTGGAGCGGATCGAGAAGGCCGTCGCCGAGGTGTTCGACCTGCGTCCGGCCGCGATCATCCGCGATCTCGACCTGGCCCGCCCGATCTACTCGAAGACCGCCGCGTACGGCCACTTCGGCCGGGAGCTGGACGAGTTCACCTGGGAGCACACCGACCGGGTCGACGAGCTCAAGTCGGCGGCCACCAAGTAG
- the rpoZ gene encoding DNA-directed RNA polymerase subunit omega encodes MSGTVASPEGITNPPIDELLEKTPSKYALVIFGAKRARQINAYYSQLGEGLLEYVGPLVETTPQEKALSISLREINAGLLTAEPTNEA; translated from the coding sequence GTGTCCGGAACCGTGGCCAGTCCCGAAGGAATCACCAACCCCCCGATCGACGAGCTGCTCGAGAAGACGCCGTCGAAGTACGCCCTGGTCATCTTCGGCGCCAAGCGCGCCCGCCAGATCAACGCGTACTACTCGCAGCTCGGCGAGGGTCTGTTGGAGTACGTCGGGCCGCTGGTCGAGACCACCCCGCAGGAGAAGGCGCTGTCGATCTCGCTCCGGGAGATCAACGCCGGCCTGCTCACCGCCGAGCCCACCAACGAGGCCTGA
- a CDS encoding primosomal protein N', whose amino-acid sequence MAVDVGLAHLDRPFDYLVPADLAEAAVPGCRVRVRFGGQLADGFVLARVADTDFTGRLGFLERVVSAVPVLAPEVVELARAVADRYGGTLADVLRLAVPPRHARAERAKPEPPPIGPVAPPDGHGWRGYPAGPAYLRALADGRAPRAVLTALPGDDWAARLADALTAVAAGGRGGLAVVPDARDLDRLDAALTARLGTGRHVAIAASLGPEQRYRRFLRAVRGEVPVVIGTRAAMFAPVPALGLVAIFDDGDDLHADDHAPYPHAREVLLTRAQQTGAAALLAGYARSAEAQLLLATGWAKPIDADRAALRAAAPRVIATGDEFQLSRDPSAAAARLPGVAVRAAREALAAGTPVLVQVPRRGYLPVVVCQRCRARTRCPRCAGPLAVPAAGGFPVCRWCGHTAGGYRCPECGGRELRAAVIGARRTAEELGRAFPGAVVRTSGRDGVLATVHAEPAVVVSTPGAEPVAVGGYGAVLLLDSWALLTRADLRAAEETLRRWLAAAVLARPADAGGRVVVVADASVPVVQALVRFDAAGFAERELADRRALGFPPAVRMASLTGTAPAIAELLAAATLPDGTDELGPVPVPTPRAAPDAPERERLLLRVPRPQAPALAAALRAATAVRSARKGADPVRVQIDPLDLL is encoded by the coding sequence GTGGCCGTCGACGTCGGGCTGGCCCACCTGGACCGACCGTTCGACTACCTGGTGCCGGCCGACCTGGCCGAGGCCGCGGTGCCCGGCTGCCGGGTCCGGGTCAGGTTCGGCGGGCAGCTCGCCGACGGGTTCGTGCTGGCGCGGGTCGCCGACACCGACTTCACCGGCCGGCTCGGCTTCCTGGAACGCGTCGTCTCCGCCGTGCCGGTCCTCGCGCCAGAGGTGGTGGAGCTGGCCCGCGCCGTCGCCGACCGGTACGGGGGCACGCTCGCCGACGTGCTGCGGCTGGCCGTACCGCCGCGGCATGCCCGGGCGGAACGGGCGAAGCCGGAGCCGCCGCCGATCGGCCCGGTCGCACCGCCGGACGGCCACGGCTGGCGCGGCTACCCGGCGGGACCGGCGTACCTGCGGGCGCTGGCGGACGGCCGGGCGCCCCGGGCGGTCCTCACCGCGCTGCCCGGTGACGACTGGGCGGCCCGGCTCGCCGACGCGCTGACCGCCGTCGCGGCCGGCGGGCGCGGCGGCCTGGCGGTGGTGCCGGACGCGCGCGACCTGGACCGGCTCGACGCCGCGCTGACCGCCCGGCTGGGTACCGGCCGGCACGTGGCGATCGCCGCCTCGCTCGGCCCGGAGCAGCGGTACCGGCGGTTCCTGCGGGCGGTCCGCGGCGAGGTGCCGGTGGTCATCGGCACCCGGGCGGCGATGTTCGCGCCGGTACCCGCGCTGGGGCTGGTCGCGATCTTCGACGACGGCGACGACCTGCACGCCGACGACCATGCGCCGTACCCGCACGCCCGCGAGGTGCTGCTCACCCGTGCCCAGCAGACCGGCGCCGCGGCGCTGCTCGCCGGGTACGCGCGCAGCGCCGAGGCGCAGCTGCTGCTCGCCACCGGCTGGGCCAAGCCGATCGACGCCGACCGGGCCGCGCTGCGGGCCGCCGCGCCACGGGTGATCGCCACCGGCGACGAGTTCCAGCTCTCCCGCGATCCGTCCGCCGCGGCAGCCCGGCTGCCCGGTGTCGCGGTCCGCGCCGCCCGGGAAGCACTCGCGGCCGGCACCCCGGTACTGGTGCAGGTGCCGCGGCGCGGCTACCTGCCGGTGGTGGTGTGCCAGCGCTGCCGGGCCCGCACCCGGTGCCCGCGGTGCGCCGGCCCGCTGGCCGTACCGGCGGCCGGTGGGTTCCCCGTCTGCCGGTGGTGCGGCCACACCGCCGGCGGGTACCGGTGCCCGGAGTGCGGTGGGCGCGAGCTGCGGGCCGCGGTGATCGGCGCCCGGCGTACCGCCGAGGAGCTGGGCCGGGCCTTCCCCGGCGCCGTGGTACGCACGTCCGGGCGCGACGGGGTGCTCGCCACCGTCCACGCCGAACCCGCCGTGGTGGTCAGCACACCGGGCGCCGAGCCGGTCGCCGTCGGCGGCTACGGTGCGGTACTGCTGCTGGACTCGTGGGCGTTGCTGACCCGCGCCGACCTGCGCGCCGCGGAGGAGACGCTGCGCCGCTGGCTCGCCGCCGCGGTGCTGGCCCGCCCGGCCGACGCCGGTGGCCGAGTGGTCGTCGTCGCCGACGCGTCGGTGCCGGTGGTGCAGGCACTGGTGCGGTTCGACGCCGCCGGCTTCGCCGAGCGGGAGCTGGCCGACCGGCGCGCGCTCGGGTTCCCGCCCGCGGTCCGGATGGCGAGCCTCACCGGGACGGCGCCGGCGATCGCCGAGCTGCTGGCCGCGGCGACGCTGCCGGACGGTACCGACGAGCTCGGCCCGGTACCCGTCCCGACCCCCCGTGCGGCGCCCGACGCGCCGGAACGGGAGCGGCTGCTGCTGCGGGTACCGCGACCGCAGGCGCCGGCGCTCGCGGCGGCCCTGCGCGCCGCCACCGCGGTACGCAGCGCCCGCAAGGGAGCCGACCCGGTGCGGGTCCAGATCGACCCGCTCGACCTGCTGTAG
- the gmk gene encoding guanylate kinase, with the protein MTVDRAAAPHPAFLTVLSGPSGVGKGSVYARVRQRYPDVWLSVSVTTRTPRPGEVDGRHYHFVDRAEFDRMVAAGQLLEWAEYAGHCYGTPRGPVEQRLAAGLPALLEIDLQGARQVRAAMPGARLVFLAPPSWDELVRRLVGRGTEDEQTIQRRLRLAREELAAEPEFDVTIVNHSIDQAADELVALLDPAASATHRA; encoded by the coding sequence GTGACCGTTGACCGCGCCGCCGCGCCGCATCCCGCCTTCCTCACCGTCCTGTCCGGTCCGTCCGGGGTCGGCAAGGGCAGTGTGTACGCGCGGGTGCGGCAGCGATATCCCGATGTCTGGCTGTCGGTGTCGGTCACCACCCGCACCCCGCGCCCCGGCGAGGTGGACGGCCGGCACTACCACTTCGTCGACCGGGCCGAGTTCGACCGGATGGTGGCCGCGGGTCAGCTGCTCGAGTGGGCCGAGTACGCCGGCCACTGTTACGGCACCCCGCGCGGCCCGGTGGAGCAGCGGCTGGCGGCCGGGCTGCCGGCGCTGCTGGAGATCGACCTGCAGGGCGCCCGCCAGGTCCGCGCCGCGATGCCGGGGGCCAGGCTGGTGTTCCTGGCCCCGCCGAGCTGGGACGAGCTGGTCCGCCGGCTGGTCGGCCGCGGCACCGAGGACGAGCAGACCATCCAGCGGCGGCTGCGGCTGGCCCGCGAGGAGCTCGCCGCCGAGCCCGAGTTCGACGTCACGATCGTCAACCACTCGATCGACCAGGCGGCCGACGAGCTCGTCGCGCTGCTGGATCCGGCCGCGTCGGCCACGCACCGCGCCTGA
- the def gene encoding peptide deformylase, translating into MRALRLFGDPVLRTECEPVASYDAELRALVRDLTRTLAEERGAGLAAPQIGVSARVFVFDVPGPDGRVSGHLVNPGLDFPDDDEQDGPEGCLSIPGLYFDTKRRQNVVAKGFNAYGDPVQVVGTGLMARCLQHETDHLDGVLFVDRLDAATRREAMRAIRDADWSGEAAPTVKVSPHHIHGRLG; encoded by the coding sequence GTGCGGGCGTTGCGACTGTTCGGCGACCCGGTGCTGCGCACCGAGTGCGAGCCGGTGGCGAGCTACGACGCGGAGCTGCGGGCGCTGGTGCGCGACCTGACCCGGACGCTGGCCGAGGAGCGCGGCGCCGGCCTGGCCGCGCCGCAGATCGGCGTGTCGGCCCGGGTGTTCGTGTTCGACGTGCCCGGGCCCGACGGCCGGGTCAGCGGCCATCTGGTCAACCCGGGCCTGGACTTCCCGGACGACGACGAGCAGGACGGCCCGGAGGGCTGCCTGTCGATACCCGGGCTGTACTTCGACACCAAGCGCCGGCAGAACGTCGTCGCCAAGGGGTTCAACGCCTACGGCGATCCGGTGCAGGTGGTGGGCACCGGGCTGATGGCGCGCTGCCTGCAGCACGAGACCGACCACCTGGACGGCGTGCTGTTCGTCGACCGGCTCGACGCGGCGACCCGGCGAGAGGCCATGCGGGCGATCCGCGACGCCGACTGGTCCGGCGAGGCCGCGCCGACGGTCAAGGTCAGCCCGCACCACATCCACGGCCGGCTCGGCTGA